The following are encoded in a window of Gossypium raimondii isolate GPD5lz chromosome 13, ASM2569854v1, whole genome shotgun sequence genomic DNA:
- the LOC105784553 gene encoding uncharacterized protein LOC105784553: MVKGKQYWLLKTEPGEWSWEDQAANGGVTKWDGVKNKQAQKHLKSMKVGDLCFFYHSGATARRVVGVVSVVREWYAAEGGDKNSEVVVDVKAVGEMRRQVDLKDMKQDGELKGFVMFRQPRLSVLPVPEKVWERICELGNGFEGDGIDIGDD, encoded by the coding sequence ATGGTGAAAGGGAAGCAGTACTGGCTGCTGAAAACGGAACCAGGGGAGTGGTCATGGGAAGACCAAGCCGCAAACGGAGGTGTAACCAAATGGGACGGTGTGAAGAACAAGCAAGCCCAGAAGCACCTCAAGTCCATGAAGGTGGGTGATCTCTGTTTCTTCTACCACTCGGGCGCCACCGCTCGCCGCGTCGTGGGGGTGGTCAGCGTGGTTAGGGAATGGTACGCAGCGGAGGGCGGAGATAAAAACAGCGAGGTGGTGGTGGATGTGAAAGCGGTGGGGGAGATGAGGAGGCAAGTGGACTTAAAGGACATGAAACAGGATGGGGAGTTGAAAGGGTTTGTCATGTTTAGACAGCCGAGGCTGTCGGTTTTGCCGGTGCCGGAGAAGGTTTGGGAGAGGATCTGTGAATTGGGTAATGGGTTCGAAGGGGACGGCATTGATATTGGCGACGATTAA
- the LOC105782372 gene encoding ubiquitin carboxyl-terminal hydrolase 20: MMRFRPNLVISGGEPYAEDGWRNLRIGNTYFSVTCVEEKAVLSQEAYILLYAKQGIPCFSIVIEVQKPCADPGNSDSSPKS; this comes from the exons ATG ATGAGATTTCGGCCTAATCTTGTCATATCTGGAGGTGAACCATATGCTGAAGATGGATGGAGAAATCTTAGAATTGGGAACACATATTTTAGT GTTACTTGTGTTGAAGAAAAAGCTGTGCTGTCTCAGGAAGCCTACATTTTGCTCTATGCTAAACAGGGTATACCTTGCTTTTCAATTGTAATAGAAGTGCAAAAGCCTTGTGCAGACCCTGGAAATTCTGATTCTTCACCAAAGTCCTAG
- the LOC105781793 gene encoding uncharacterized protein LOC105781793: protein MANQLGSLMESIKSKVRAMKKSKPNKPYIKMDKSASVKVEIRSRKARKLIDKTLKVADQPGKRSIS, encoded by the coding sequence ATGGCGAACCAGTTGGGGAGCTTGATGGAATCAATAAAGTCAAAGGTAAGGGCAATGAAAAAGTCAAAGCCGAATAAGCCGTACATAAAGATGGACAAGAGCGCCAGCGTTAAAGTGGAGATCCGAAGCCGGAAGGCCAGGAAACTTATCGACAAGACCTTGAAGGTCGCCGATCAGCCCGGCAAGCGCTCCATTTCATAA
- the LOC105782373 gene encoding phytosulfokines 2, whose amino-acid sequence MYCKVIFSCMITMFLLFFILSSPFAVGRPEPDSSVQHSKNTPIITQIHLGEGEADQKVELEDSCEGIVEEEECLMRRTLAAHIDYIYTQKTKP is encoded by the exons ATGTATTGTAAGGTCATCTTCTCTTGCATGATCACCATGTTCCTCCTCTTCTTCATATTATCTTCTCCCTTTGCTGTTGGTCGCCCAGAACCTGATTCTTCAGTTCAACATTCTAAGAATACTCCAATCATAACTCAAATACATCTG GGTGAAGGTGAAGCAGATCAGAAGGTTGAGTTGGAGGATAGCTGCGAGGGAAttgtagaagaagaagaatgctTGATGAGAAGAACACTTGCAGCTCATATTGATTACATCTATACCCAGAAAACCAAACCttga